From one Eucalyptus grandis isolate ANBG69807.140 chromosome 9, ASM1654582v1, whole genome shotgun sequence genomic stretch:
- the LOC108955336 gene encoding jacalin-related lectin 4-like — protein MDYFGAGEHELLCPKSRILFTSRDQNLLKDLKVDDEFIVKGLGPDVALRLFCHHALMREEPQGGYEDLSRILAHYARGHPLSLKRFGSFPNGKSKQQWHQILEKLIRSAYLDLSCRSFWFVGLYEGQGGDAFDDGAHTGMRQIRRYGQSVIDSITIDYDQNGCLVRSVHHGGHVHDNERLVILDHPSEYLISVSGHIDDKDGHHVVRSLKIHSSKKTYGPFGSESGQPFDLSHSGGRIIGFHGKCSSHLHAIGAHFGPISHADPFDVVGPFGGDGGPDIWDDGK, from the exons ATGGACTACTTTGGGGCCGGAGAGCATGAACTGCTGTGTCCCAAGAGCAGAATCTTGTTCACAAGCAGAGACCAAAACTTGCTGAAAGATCTCAAGGTAGACGACGAGTTTATCGTCAAAGGACTGGGCCCGGATGTAGCGCTTCGGCTCTTTTGTCACCATGCCTTGATGAGAGAAGAACCTCAAGGGGGCTATGAGGATTTGTCCCGAATTCTAGCTCATTATGCAAGAGGTCATCCGTTGTCTCTTAAAAGGTTTGGCTCATTCCCAAACGGCAAGTCCAAACAACAATGGCACCAGATATTGGAGAAGTTAATTAGAAGCGCCTATCTCGATTTGTCCTGTCGTTCCTTCTGGTTCGTTGGGCTATATGAAGGTCAAGGCGGTGATGCTTTTGATGATGGTGCACACACTGGTATGAGGCAAATTAGGCGTTATGGACAGTCAGTCATTGATTCCATCACCATCGATTATGATCAGAACGGGTGTCTAGTGAGATCTGTCCATCATGGTGGACATGTCCATGACAATGAAAGG CTGGTCATATTGGATCACCCAAGTGAATACCTGATTTCTGTATCAGGCCATATTGATGATAAGGACGGTCATCACGTTGTTCGGTCTCTCAAGATCCACAGCAGCAAGAAGACGTACGGACCATTTGGTTCAGAAAGTGGACAGCCTTTTGATCTCTCACATTCTGGTGGACGGATTATCgggtttcatggaaaatgtagCAGCCATCTCCATGCAATCGGAGCCCATTTTGGGCCAATTTCTCACGCCGATCCATTCGATGTCGTGGGACCAtttggtggtgatggtggtccAGACATTTGGGACGACGGAAAATAA